The following is a genomic window from Prevotella sp. E13-17.
GAGATGGTAATGCCTGGTGATAACGTTGAGATCACTGTAGAGCTCATCTACGCTGTAGCACTGAATAAGGGTCTGCGTTTCGCTATCCGTGAGGGTGGTCGCACCGTAGGTTCTGGTCAGATTACAGAGGTATACGAAGACTAATTCTAGCACATGTAGGATAGCCGGTTTTACCGACACCCTATAGTCTAGATGACATAAAAAGCCCCCGCTCAAGGGTGGGGGCTTACTTACGGGAATAGCTCAGTTGGTAGAGCATCGGTCTCCAAAACCGAGGGTCGTGGGTTCGAGTCCTCCTTCCCGTGCGAAACAGAATAAGAAGATGAATATTATTAAGAAGTTCTTTACATACTGCCAGACTTGCTACAATGAGTTGGCACATCAAGTTACCTGGCCCTCACGTCAGGAACTTACTGGTAGTGCAGTTCTCGTTCTTACCGCATCTTTAATTATCGCATTGGTAGTTCTTGCTATGGATAAGATCTGGGGATTGGTGACTGACGTTCTTTACATGGGTATTTAATTGGATGATGGCTGATACAGGAAAAAAATGGTATGTTCTGAAGGCCGTCAGCGGTAAGGAAGCTAAGGTCAAAGAGTATATAGAGGCATTGATGAAGAATAATCAACTTCTGGCTAACAATGTTGGTCAGATCTTGTTGCCCACTGAGAAATATGCTCAGCTTCGTAACGGCAAGCGCGTGGTCAAGGAGAAATTGTTCCTCCCTGGCTATGTTTTGATTGAGGCTCGCCTCGATGGCGAGACTGCTCATGAACTGCGCTACATTCCTAACGTGCTTGGTTTCTTAGGTGGTATGGATAATCCTAGCCCCGTTCGTCAAGCCGACATTAACCGCATTCTTGGTACTGTTGAGGAAACGGCCATTCGTACCGAAGAAGTTGCCGTACCTTATATGGTTGATGAAGCCGTTAAGGTTACTGATGGTCCTTTCAGTGGATTCAGCGGTGTCATCGAAGAGGTGAATGCGGAGAAGCGTAAGCTCAAGGTGATGGTTAAAATCTTCGGTCGTAAGACGCCTTTGGAACTTGCATTTAATCAAGTAGAAAAAGAATAAGACGCAATTGTTACGATGTGTCTGTTCTAATATACGGTCACAGGAGGCTTCCACTCCTTGGCTTATATGACAATCAATAATAATTATAAACAGAAATGGCTAAAGAAGTTGCTGGATTAATCAAATTACAGATTAAAGGTGGCGCTGCGAATCCTTCACCTCCCGTAGGACCTGCTCTGGGTTCAAAGGGTATCAACATTATGGGATTCTGCAAAGAGTTCAACGCCAGAACCCAGGATAAGGCAGGTAAGATTCTTCCTGTCGTTATCACATACTATGCTGATAAGTCATTCAGTTTCGTCATTAAGACTCCTCCCGCTGCTGTTCAGCTGATCGAGGCTGCCAAGATTAAGGGTGGTTCTTCTGAACCTAACCGTAAGAAGGTTGCTACTGTTACATGGGATCAGGTGCGCGCTATCGCTGAGGATAAGATGGCTGACCTCAACTGTTTCACAATTGAGTCTGCTATGAAACTGATTGCTGGTACAGCACGTAGCATGGGTATCACTGTACAAGGGGAGTTCCCTGGTAAATAACAATAACTTCAATTTTTAGAACAATGAGTAAACTGACAAAAAATCAAAAGTTGGTAGCTGATAAGATTGAAGCAGGGAAAGCATACTCTTTGAAAGAGGCCGCTACACTGGTTAAGGAAATCACCACAACCAAGTTTGAGGCTTCTGTAGATATCGATGTACGCTTGGGTGTTGATCCACGTAAGGCTAACCAGATGGTTCGTGGTGTCG
Proteins encoded in this region:
- the rplK gene encoding 50S ribosomal protein L11 yields the protein MAKEVAGLIKLQIKGGAANPSPPVGPALGSKGINIMGFCKEFNARTQDKAGKILPVVITYYADKSFSFVIKTPPAAVQLIEAAKIKGGSSEPNRKKVATVTWDQVRAIAEDKMADLNCFTIESAMKLIAGTARSMGITVQGEFPGK
- the secE gene encoding preprotein translocase subunit SecE → MNIIKKFFTYCQTCYNELAHQVTWPSRQELTGSAVLVLTASLIIALVVLAMDKIWGLVTDVLYMGI
- the nusG gene encoding transcription termination/antitermination protein NusG, giving the protein MADTGKKWYVLKAVSGKEAKVKEYIEALMKNNQLLANNVGQILLPTEKYAQLRNGKRVVKEKLFLPGYVLIEARLDGETAHELRYIPNVLGFLGGMDNPSPVRQADINRILGTVEETAIRTEEVAVPYMVDEAVKVTDGPFSGFSGVIEEVNAEKRKLKVMVKIFGRKTPLELAFNQVEKE